From the Saimiri boliviensis isolate mSaiBol1 chromosome X, mSaiBol1.pri, whole genome shotgun sequence genome, one window contains:
- the LOC101043894 gene encoding heat shock protein HSP 90-alpha-like, which translates to MERIMKAQVLRDNSTMGYMAAKKHLEINPDHSIIETLRQKAEADKNDKSVKNLVILLYETVLLSSGFSLKDPQTPANRIYWMIKLGLGIDEDDPTADDTSAAVTEEMPPLEGDDDTSRMEEVD; encoded by the coding sequence ATGGAGAGGATCATGAAAGCTCAAGTCCTAAGAGACAACTCAACAATGGGTTACATGGCAGCAAAGAAACACCTGGAGATAAACCCTGACCATTCCATTATCGAGACCTTAAGGCAAAAGGCAGAGGCTGATAAGAACGACAAGTCTGTGAAGAATCTGGTCATCTTGCTTTATGAAACTGTGCTCCTGTCTTCCGGCTTCAGTCTGAAAGATCCCCAGACACCTGCTAACAGGATCTACTGGATGATCAAACTTGGTCTAGGTATTGATGAAGATGACCCTACTGCTGATGATACCAGTGCAGCTGTAACTGAAGAAATGCCACCCCTCGAAGGAGATGATGACACATCACGCATGGAAGAAGTAGACTAA